The following are from one region of the Dreissena polymorpha isolate Duluth1 chromosome 2, UMN_Dpol_1.0, whole genome shotgun sequence genome:
- the LOC127867116 gene encoding uncharacterized protein LOC127867116, which yields MSKAVVFLFVIGLMISVVTAWWSMDSPLRFPDDFNSDALRTFATKCGLSQHSMGNHYILRDPKSNNINNIVIVIPVDLRDFGTCEKIVRDLNERCNKDYFDY from the exons ATGAGCAAGGCTGTGGTTTTCCTCTTCGTCATAGGTCTTATGATCTCCGTAGTGACAG CCTGGTGGTCGATGGACTCACCTCTTCGGTTTCCAGACGACTTTAACAGCGATGCTTTGCGGACCTTTGCGACCAAATGCGGGCTCTCGCAGCACTCCATG GGGAACCACTACATCCTGAGGGATCCAAAGAGCAATAACATCAACAACATCGTCATAGTGATACCAGTTGACTTGCGAGATTTCGGCACGTGCGAGAAGATCGTTCGAGATCTCAATGAGAGATGCAATAAGGATTACTTCGACTACTAA